In Dendropsophus ebraccatus isolate aDenEbr1 chromosome 13, aDenEbr1.pat, whole genome shotgun sequence, the sequence cacttaaaggggtgatCTAAACACACAAGTCAGTGCACAGATTATACATGTTACTCATGTCTGTCCCTAAACCAACATATCTTCCTGATAATGTGCTCATACTGATTTTGTGCTTCTGTTTTACAGGAGAAGGATCTAATTCACAAGCTTTTTAAGACCCTCGTTCCTCGCTTTAATTTGCATAATGGCAACTACACAAGTATGTACCAGATACCAAACCGTGAAAATCTGGACCGCGCCAAGATGGCAGTTATCGAGTACAAAGGAAACCCCTTGCCACCCTTGCCAATTCACCGAAGGGACAATGATAAGACACTTCTAAACCAGCTTTTACTGGGCTATCGTCTGGACAATCCTCTGCAGTCTGGGAAAGTCTGATTCTCCTTCTGGGATTTTATGCCTTCTGTCCACTAACACTTGGTTACGGCTGCCGGGCCTGCTGGCAagcagtggcccagatttatcaagctgcctaAATCCcaccgcaaccaatcacagctcaggcttCGTTTTACCAGGCAacctaataaatctgggccaatgtttgTAGAGTTTTGCAGAGTGATGGAACATCTCCAACTATAATGAATAAAGCAAATCTATCAGCTGCCTGGTCATTTAGTTCATACCTTTTTATTTCTGTAGACACCATGATCTGGCTCCCATTCTGTCATGGTGGATTGTAGGTATTGGGGACACTGTTTGTCCTATCCAAAGCTGTTCTAAATCtgtagctgctcctcctgcataTAAAAGGTTATGCAACATCCAAAAATAGtgtctatagtaaaaaaaaaaaaaatccatacaaTCCACCCCCCACAGTGTGTAATAAAGTGCAACTAATTGAACACGCATAAAGTACTGGAAAACCTGCTCTATCACAATGACCAAATTGGTGTAACCTAGTGCACTAAAGTGTCATGTGCTCATGATGAAGTGCTAAAGGGGGATTCCACCTAAaggtttgttcacactgcagaattttaaGCAACATCCGCGTCATGGACTGCACTTGAAGccctgcctgtcccattgattcggTAGGATATCTCTTGTGCGCTCTGccatccgcctaaagaattgacatggtgcaatgtgtgtgtgagagacatcctattgaatcaatgggatgggctgaacttcaagcagagtccatggcgctgattccgtagtgtgaacgatcCCTAACTCCCTGCTCCCAAACTGCACAGCAGCAGCATTTGCACAATGCAAAGGGTGAAATAAACCGATAAATAAGTATATTGTGTGAAAGATACCTGCTCTTTCATCAAATATGTCAATAAGTAGGGAGCTATTTCAGGGCTGGGACATAACAGAAAAATGTGTAAACATACAAAGCctatatcagaatacatagagaCCCAGGTCACAAATTTGTATCAAATAATTCGAACCCAAGCCCATAGACCTAGGAATCAGGCTGTTTGGGCCCTTAACGTTGAGGCTGAATCTAGTCTGTTCCCACCTTCTTGCCATGCTGAGAGGACTAGGTTAGGTACACAAGAGTTGTACCTTAGGAAAACACCAGTCTATTAGAAAAGAGCTGGCTGGAAAACCATGCCCACACTCTTTCCTAGCCTTAAACCCTAACCCCAGTTATAGTGACGTCAtgttcaaccaatcagtgactggagtggtgtccctccccagtcactgggTCATGATGTGGATACCCCAGAGACAGGCGGAGTTCCTGCAGCCACTCATCACATCCACGGGGAGAGGTAggttgttacttgaaatcaatttcccaCCCTGCAGGCAGGGAAGTTTTTTTCCAAGTGTCGGAAGGggtttaaaaaacaacaacatgcacttacctccccagctccatcACTGTCCTCTGCTCCGTTCCCGGGCCACTTCTAGGTGTGAGTGAGGACCTGGGTGGTGACATTTCTTGCCCa encodes:
- the MRPL17 gene encoding large ribosomal subunit protein bL17m yields the protein MRLLPSLLVAHGRVARRMGLGPRSRLDMLRNLLTALVRHERIETTWARADELRFYAHKIIDYGKCGDCDEKAMKMADFWLTEKDLIHKLFKTLVPRFNLHNGNYTSMYQIPNRENLDRAKMAVIEYKGNPLPPLPIHRRDNDKTLLNQLLLGYRLDNPLQSGKV